Within Streptomyces sp. SS1-1, the genomic segment CGGAACGAACCGACCTGGATGACCACCGACATGGTGATGAGCACGAACAGGCCGCCGAGGATGGCGAGCAGCAGTTCGGTGCGCGAGCAGATGGCGAGACCGGCGAGCGCGCCACCGAGGGCCAGCGAACCGGTGTCGCCCATAAAGATCTTGGCGGGTGACGTGTTCCACCACAGGAAGCCGAGGCAGGCGCCCATCAACGCCGAGGAGACGACGGCGAGATCGAGTGGATCGCGCACCTCGTAGCAGGCGCCCGGGTTGGTCAGGGTCCCCGCATTGGCGCAGGACTCCTGGAACTGCCAGACGCCGATGAACGTGTAGGCGCCGAAGACGAGCACGGAGGCGCCGGTGGCGAGGCCGTCCAGACCGTCGGTCAGGTTCACGCCGTTGGACATCGCCAGGATCATGAACAGCGCCCAGACGACGAACAGCACCGGGCCGATGGACCAGCCGAAGTCCTGCACGAAGGAGAGCTTGGTGGACGCCGGGGTGTTGCCGCGGTTGTCCGCGAACTGCAGCGACAGGACGGCGAAGGCGATACCGCCGAGCAGCTGGCCGGCCATCTTCGCCTTGGCCCGCAGACCCAGCGAACGGCGCTTGACGATCTTGATGTAGTCGTCGAGGAAGCCGACCAGGCCCATGCCGGCCATCAGGCCGATCACGAGGATGCCGGAGAACGTCGGCGGCTTGCCGGTGATCAGCTTCGACAGGAAGTACGCGGCGATCGTCGCCAGGATGAACGCGATACCACCCATGGTCGGCGTACCGCGCTTGCTGTGGTGCTCGCGCGGGCCGTCGTCCCGGATGTACTGGCCGTAGCCCTTGCGGGCCAGCAGCTTGATCAGCAGCGGAGTGCCGACCAGGGTCAGGAACAGACCGATGACACCCGAGAACAGGATCTGATTCATCATCGGGCGGCGACCTCACCCTCGGTACCGCCCGCGAGCAGCGCCTCGGCGACGCTCTCCAGACCGACCGAACGGGACGCCTTCACGAGCACGACGTCCCCTGGGCGCAACTCGCTGCGCAACAGGTCGACCGCCGCCTGTGCGTCGGACACGTGCACCGACTCCTCACCCCACGAACCCTCGTTATATGCGCCCAGTTGCAGCCAGGACGCTTCCCTGCCCCCGACCGCGACGAGCTTGCCGACATTGAGCCGGACGGCGAGCCGTCCGACCGCGTCGTGCTCGGCGAGCGCCTCGTCCCCGAGCTCGGCCATCTTGCCGAGCACCGCCCACGTACGACGCCCCTTGCCCATCGCCGCGAGGGCGCGCAGAGCGGCTCGCATGGACTCGGGGTTCGCGTTGTAGGCGTCGTTGACGACCGTCACGCCGTCCGGGCGCTCGGTGACCTCCATCCGCCAGCGGGAGAGGGAGCCCGCCTCGGAGAGCGCGGTGGCGATCTCTTCCGCGGACATGCCCAGCTCATGGGCGACGGCGGCCGCGGCGAGCGCGTTCGACACGTGGTGCTCACCGTACAGGCGCATGGTCACATCGCTGCACCCGGAGGGTGTGTGAAGGACGAACGAGGGCTGTCCGCTGTCCGTGAGTCGCACGTTCTCGGCGCGAACGTCCGCTTCGTCGGACTCTCCGAAAAGGACCACCTTCGCCTTCGTACGGGAGGTCATGGCCCGCACGAGAGGGTCGTCGGCGTTGAGGACCGCGATGCCGCCCTCCTCGGCCGGGGGGAGGCTCTCGACGAGTTCGCCCTTCGCCTGGGCGATCTGCTCACGGCCGCCGAACTCGCCGATGTGCGCGGTGCCGACGTTGAGCACCAGGCCGACCTTGGGCGGGGTCAGTTCGGTCAGGTAGCGGATGTGGCCGATGCCCCGCGCGCCCATCTCCAGCACCAGGAAGCGGGTCTCCTCGGTGGCGCTGAGGGCGGTGAGGGGCAGCCCGATCTCGTTGTTGAGCGAGCCCGGCGTGAACACGGTCGGCGCCTTGTGGCGGAGCACCTGGGCGATGAGGTCCTTGGTGCTGGTCTTGCCGGCGGAGCCGGTCAGGGCGACGAGGGTCGCGCCGAGCCGGCGGACGACGTGGCGGGCGAGGGCGCCGAGTGCCTTCTGTACGTCCGGTACGACGATCGCGGGCACGCCCACCGGGCGTGAGCCGAGGACGGCGGCGGCGCCGGCCGCCACGACCGCCTCGGCGTAGTCGTGGCCGTCGGCGCGCTCGCCGACGAAGGCGACGAAGAGACTGCCGGGCTCCACCTCACGGGAGTCCCGGACGACGGATCCGGTGACCTGGACCGACGGATCCGGTATGTCGTACGTCTGCCCGCCGACGACTTCTGCGATCTCGGCGAGAGAGAGGGCGATCACAAGTTCATCCCTGGGTCTTCTTGATGGCTTCGCGCAGCACCTGGCGGTCGTCGAAGGGACGCACCACCCCGGCGATGTCCTGGCCCTGCTCGTGGCCCTTGCCCGCGATCAGCACGGTGTCCCCGGGCTGCGCGCGGGCGACGGCGGCGGCGATCGCGGCGGCCCGGTCCTCGAAGACCTGCACCTCGCCGCGCTCGTGCGCCGGCACCGAGGCGGCGCCCCGGAGCATGGCCGCGAGGATCGCGAGCGGGTCCTCGGAGCGGGGGTTGTCGGAGGTCAGGACGGCGGTGTCGGCGAGCCGCGCGGCGGCCGCGCCCATCGGCTCCCGTTTCGTCCTGTCCCGGTCGCCGCCGCAGCCGAGCACCACGTGCACCTTGCCCTCGGTGACTTTGCGCAGGGCCTTGAGGACGGACTCGACGGCGTCGGTCTTGTGGGCGTAGTCCACGACCGCGAGGTACGGCTGTCCCTCGTCCACGCGCTCCAGCCGGCCCGGCACGCCCGGTACGGCGGCGATGCCGTCGGCGGCGGTCTGCGGGTCGAGGCCGGCCGCGGCGAGGGCGACGATCGCGGCGAGGGTGTTCGCCACGTTGAAGGGGCCGGCCAGCGGCGAGGTGGCCGCGATCCGCTCGTCCTTCGGGCCGATCACCGTGAACGTGGCGTCCATGGGGCCGATCCGGACGTCCTCGGCACGCCAGTCGGCGTCCGGGTGCCCCTCGGCGGAGAAGGTGACGACCGGGACGCCGGCCTCCTTCACGAGCCGGCGGCCGTACTCGTCGTCGAGGTTGACCACGCCGAGCCGGCTGCGCGCCGGGGTGAACAGCTGCGCCTTGGCCTGGAAGTAGTCCTCCATGCCGGAGTGGAACTCCATGTGCTCCGGGCTGAGGTTGGTGAAGACGGCGATGTCGAAGACACAGCCGTCGACCCGCCCGAGCACCAGGGCGTGGCTGGAGACCTCCATGGCGACCGCCTCGACGCCGCGTTCGCGCATGACGGCGAACAGGGCCTGGAGGTCGGTGGCTTCCGGGGTGGTGCGCTCGGACTTGATCCGCTCGTCGCCGATGCGCATCTCGACCGTGCCGATGAGGCCGGTCGAACGGGCCGTCCTGAGGCCGCCCTCGACGAGGTAGGCGGTGGTGGTCTTGCCCGAGGTGCCGGTGATGCCGATCTGGAGCAGATCGCGGCCCGGCCGGCCGTAGATGGTGGCCGCGAGTTCGCCCATCCGGCCGCGCGGGTCGTCGACGACGAGGACCGGCAGGCCGGTCGCGGCGGCGCGTTCGGCGCCGGTCGGGTCGGTCAGCACGGCGGCCGCGCCGAGGCCGGCGGCCTGGGTCACGAAGTCGGCGCCGTGCAGGCGGGCGCCCGGCAGGGCGGCGTACAGGTCGCCGGGGCGGACGGCACGCGAGTCATGGGTGATGCCCGTGATCTCGACGGAGCCGTCCCGCTGTGCCGGCGTGGCGGCACCCAGCTGATCGGCGAGTTCCGCCAGGGGTGTGGCGGCGACCTGTACCGGCCTGGGCGGTCCCGGATACGTCACGGGGTGCCCCTTCTGGGTGGTTTGGGACTGATCAGCGTGTGGCACGGCGGTGAGCGTACCGGGCGTACCCCCTTGCGGGCGAAGTGAGGGGCGGGGGGTGCCGTGGTTCCCGGGGTCGGGGGTGATCGTTGTCACGGGGCGGTTCCTGGCTGCTCGGTGCTGATCAGATGGTCAGGGTTTGTAGGAGACCGGAAGGCTGGCGGGCTTGGCCCCGGTCGGCGGGACCTGGAGGGTCTTCAGCGCGAACTCCATGACCTGCTTGTAGATGGGGCCGCAGATCTGGCCGCCGAAGTAGTTGCCCTGGGTGGCGTTCTGGATGGCGCAGTAGACGGTGATCCGGGGCTTGTCCGCGGGTGCGAACCCGGCGAACGACGACGTGTAGCCGCGGTACTTGCCGGTGGCCGGATCCACTCGGTTCGCCGTACCCGTCTTGCCCGCGACGCGGTAGCCGGGGATGCGCGCCTTGGTGCCGGTGCCCTCGCGGTCGTCCACGACGGACTCCAGCATCCGGGCGAGCGTCTTCGCCGTCTTCGCGCTGATCACCCGGGTCTTCCGGGGCTCGGGCGCCTCGGTGAACTGCCCGTCGGGGCTCTTGGTGCCGCGGACGAGCGTCGGCTCCACGCGGACGCCGCCGTTGGCGATCGTCGAGTAGATGGACGCCGCCTGCATGGCGTTGAGGGAGAGGCCCTGGCCGAAAGGAATCGTGTACTGCTGCGACGTCGACCACTTGGCGGGGGCGGCCAGGATGCCCGGTGTCTCGCCGGGGAAGCCGAGCCCGGTGTAGCTGCCGAGGCCGAACTTGCGCAGGTAGTCGTAGAGGACCTTGTTGGCCTTCGGCTGGGTCTTGCCGAGCTGGCCGGTGGCGAGGATCGTGCCGATGTTGCTCGACTTGGCGAGGACGCCGTTGAGCGTGAGGTGCCAGGTCTCGTGGTCGATGTCGTCCTTGAAGAGACGGTCGCCGCGGTGCAGCCGGTTCGGTACGACGACATGGGTGCCGGGGGTGGCCACGCCCTCCTCCAGCACGGCGGCCATCGACATGATCTTGGCGGTGGAGCCGGGCTCGTAGGCGTCCTGCAGGGCCGCGTTGCCCATGTTGGCGCCGCTGGCCTCGGACAGGTCGTTGGGGTCGAACCCGGGCGCGTTGGCCATGGCGAGGACCTCGCCGGTGCGGGTGTCCTGGACGATGACGTACCCGCGGTCGGCCTTGGACTTCTCGACCTGTTCGGTGATCGCGTTCTGCGCGGCCCACTGGATGTCGCGGTCGATGGTGAGCTCGACGTCGCTGCCGGGCACGGCCGGCGTCTCGGTGGCGTTGACGGTGGGGACCTGCCGCCCGCCGGACTGGGCGTAGCGGATCTCGCCGTCCTTGCCGGACAGCTCCTTGTTCAGCTGCTGCTCGACCCCGCCGCCGCCCTTGCCGTCGGCGTTGACCCAGCCCAGTATCCCGGCGGCGAGGTCGCCGTTGGGGTACACGCGCTTGCTGCTGGCGACCGACAGGACGCCGCCGAGGACGTTCACCGTGGCCTTGTCGGCCTCGGACTTGGTGGCCAGCGCCGTCTTCAGGTCCTTGATCTGCTTCCAGACCTGCGGGGTCTGACGGCTGGCCAGCAGGGTGTAGCGCAGGTTCTTGTTCGCGGGCCGGAGCTTCCTGACGATCGCGTCCTGCTCCTGGCCGAGGATCGGCGCGAGCAGGGCGGCCGCCTGCTCGGGGCCGTCGTCGACGCCGAGCTGCTCGCGGGTGAACAGGGTGGGGTCGGCCGTGATGTCGTACGCGTCGACGCTGGTCGCGAGGGCCACGCCGTTGCGGTCGGTGATGCCGCCGCGCTCGGCGGCCAGGGTGTAGCCGACGTAGCGGTTCTTCTGGGCCTTGGCGGCGTACGTGCTCGCGTCGACGCCCTGCACCTGGAGCAGGCGCACCACGAAGGCGCTCAGCACGAGGGTCAGGGCCAGGCCGACCATGCGCAGCCGGGGCCGGGGGCTGCCGAGCCGGATGGCGCCCTGGGCGCCGGGGCGGGGCCGGGCCGGGCGGCGGGCCGGGCGCGCGCCGGGTCCCGGGCGCCGCTGGGCGCCGCCGGAGCGGGCGGGCTTCGCGGGTCCGGGCACACGGCGGCGCGGCGGTTCCCTGTCGGACACTTCCGTCACCTGCCGGGGGTCGGGTACGGGGAGGGCTGTGCGTCGGAGGGGTACGGGGCCGGGGTGGGCGTGCCCTGCGGCGAGCCGTCCGCCGGGGCGGGCTCGGCGGGTTCCGCGCCGGGTGCCGCCGGGTCGCCGGCGAGGGCCTCGGGGGCGAGCACGAGCGGGTCCCGGGCGGCGGCGGGATCGACGGCGGCGGCGCTGGGGACGCCCTTGACGGTGCCGTCGGGGCCGAGGAACGCGGGGTCGCCGCCGGGCACCATGCCGAGTTCCCGGGCCCGGCGCTGCAGGGCGTCGGGCGCGGAGTAGGCGTCGATGTCGCGTTGCAGGGACTGCTCCTCGTCGGTGAGGGACTTCGTGTCCCGTTCGAGGTCGTCCAGCCGGAACGCGCCCTCGCTGAGGGCGGAGTTCAGCACGAGCAGCCCGATGAGTCCGCCGCCGAGGAGGAGGACGACGAGCAGGACGAAGGGGGCGCGGGCGGCTCGTCCGGCCCCGGCGGGCAGGAGCCGGGCGAGCCGGGCCGCCCGGCCTCTCAGTTCGGGTTTCCTGCTCACGCGCCCTCCCCGCTGCGGTGCTCCGGCCCGGTGGCGTGCCGTCCGGGACCGGGCGTCCGCCCCTGCCTGCCGTCCGTCATTCGATGGACTCCCTGATGCGCTCGGCGCCGCGCAGCCGTGCCGGTGCGGCACGGCGGTTCTCGGCGACCTCTTCCTCCGTGGGAAGTTCGGCACCGCGTGTCAGCAGCTTGAGCCGGGGCTGGTAGCGCTCGGGCACGACGGGCAGCCCGGGCGGGGCGGTATTGGCGGCGCCGGCCGCGAGGACCTGCTTGACGAGCCGGTCCTCCAGCGAGTGGTACGACAGCACGGCGATCCGCCCGCCCACGGCGAGGGCGTCCACGGCGGCCGGGATGGCCCGCTCCAGGACGGACAGCTCGCCGTTGACCTCGATGCGCAGCGCCTGGAAGGTGCGCTTGGCCGGGTTGCCGCCGGTGCGCTTGGCGGCCTGCGGCAGCGCGTCCCGGATGAGCTCCACGAGCCGGGCGCTGTTGGTGAACGGCTCCTTGTCGCGTTCGCGCACCACGGCCGCCACGATCCGCTTGGCCTGCTTCTCCTCGCCGTAGGCGCGCAGGATGCGGACGAGCTCGCCGGGCGGGTAGGTGTTCAGGACCTCGGCGGCGCTGATCCCGGTGGTCTGGTCCATACGCATGTCGAGCGGGGCGTCCTGGGCGTAGGCGAAGCCCCGGTCGGCCTCGTCGAGCTGCATGGAGGAGACGCCGAGGTCGAACAGGACGCCCTGGACGCGCGGGATGCCGAGGCGGGCGAGGACGTCGGGGAGTTCGTCGTAGACGGCGTGCACGAGGCGGGCGCGCTCGCCGTAGGGGGCGAGCCGTTCGCCGGACAGGCGCAGCGCCTCGGTGTCCCGGTCGAGCGCGACGAGCCGGGCCTCGGGGAAGCGCCGGAGCAGGGCCTCGCTGTGCCCGCCGAGCCCGAGGGTGCAGTCGACGACGACGGCTCCCGGCTCCTCCAGGGCGGGGGCCAGCAGGTCGAGGCACCGCTGGAGCATGACCGGGATGTGCCGGTCCTCCCGTCGCCCGCCGTCCGTGTTCGGAAGCGCTTCGCGCCCTGTCACTCTTGGGCCCTCTCAGATCCGGCGGCGCACGCACCGCCGGGTCTCCCGCCGCTCGTGAAGGGGAGGTCTGCCGGCGCCTGGAGCGTCAGCCGACCGGGAGCGGGAGGAGGCCGAGCCGTACGTACGCGCCGCGCACGCGGGGAGGTCTCCGGAAAGTCGCCGGAGCCTCCGGGGTTTGCTGTCCAGCAGGGGGAGTCTCGCCTCCCGCTTCGCGTCACTTTAGTCCACGGTGTCGCGCGGTCAATCAACCGGCCTGCGCGTCGCCGACCGAGGTCACGATGACGCCGCGCGGACGGCGAAACCGCCCGTATGGGGGCACTCACACCACCCCTGTGGGTTAGCTCACAACAAGCCTCGATGGCGTCCTTTGTCCCCTCTCACGACAGGACCGGTGCGGACGTGACCAGTAACGTCATGGGTATGACGACTTCCGCATCGGTACCCGCCGGCTCCGACGACGCGATAGACCGCACGGGGACGGTCACCGACCGCCTCGTCGACGCCAACGCGCAGTACGCGTCCGAGTTCTCGGACCCGGGCATGGACGCGCGTCCGGTCCTGCAGGTGGCCGTCGTGGCCTGCATGGACGCCCGTCTCGACCTGCACGCCGCGCTGGGTCTGGAGCTCGGCGACTGTCACACCATCCGCAACGCGGGCGGTGTCGTCACCGACGACGTGATCCGCTCGCTCACCATCAGCCAGCGGGCCCTCGGCACCCGCAGCATCGTCCTGATCCACCACACCAACTGCGGTCTGGAGTCCCTCACGGAGGAGTTCCGGCACGAGCTGGAGATGGAGGTCGGCCAGCGCCCGGCGTGGGCGGTGGAGTCCTTCCGGGACGTCGACCAGGACGTCCGTCAGTCGATGCGGCGGGTGCGCACCTCGCCGTTCCTGCTGCACAAGGACGATGTGCGCGGCTTCGTCTTCGATGTGAAGACGGGCCTGCTGCGCGAGGTCGAGGCGGCCTGAGCCGGCGCCGGGCCCACCTCGCGTGATACCGCGGGCACCCCTGGTGACCATCGGTTTCACCTGTCGTTCCACTGTCGATTTCGCGCTCCAGCGCGTACAAAGACCCCTAAGACCGACATATCGCAGGCAGTTGTCCACAGTCGAGTGACACGAATCGGTAACGGCAGCAAGAATGCGAGTGTGGCAGCACGCGGAACGTTTCACGCGTGGTGTCCGTGTTCCAGGGGAGGGCCGGTCCGCCGTGTGTCGGCCCGGGAAGAACGGGCCGAGGAGGGCCGGGTGACGACCTATGACGATCGAGCGAGCCTCACAGATCTGACCGCCACAGCGGAGCGTGTCCGCAGTTCGGTGGAGGGTGTGATCGAGGGCAAGCCCGAGGTCGTACGGCTTTCGCTGACCGTACTGCTCGCCGAGGGGCATCTTCTGATCGAGGATGTCCCCGGTGTGGGCAAGACCATGCTGGCCAAGGCGCTGGCGCGATCCATCGACTGCTCGGTGCGGCGGATCCAGTTCACGCCCGACCTGCTGCCGTCCGACATCACGGGCGTGTCCATCTGGGACCAGCAGCGCAAGGACTTCGAGTTCAAGCCGGGCGCGATCTTCGCGCAGATCGTGATCGGCGACGAGATCAACCGCGCCTCGCCGAAGACCCAGTCCGCGCTCCTGGAGTCCATGGAGGAGCGCCAGGTCACCATCGACGGGCAGACCTACGAGCTGCCCAGCCCCTTCATGGTGGTGGCCACGCAGAACCCGGTCGAGATGGAGGGCACCTACCCGCTGCCCGAGGCCCAGCGCGACCGCTTCATGGCCCGGGTGTCCGTCGGCTACCCCAGCGTGGAGGCCGAGCTGCAGATGCTGGACGTCCACGGCGGGGTGTCCCCGCTGGAGGACCTGCAGCCGGTGGCCCACGCGCACGACATCGTCAAGCTCATCGACGCCGTGCGCGGTGTCCACGTGGCCGAGCCGGTGCGCCGGTACGCGGTGGAGCTGGTCGCGGCCACGCGCATCCACCCGGACCTCAGGCTCGGCGCCTCCCCGCGCGCGACGCTGCACCTGCTGCGCGCGGCGAAGGCGTCCGCGGCGCTCCAGGGCCGGGACTACGCGCTGCCGGACGATGTCCAGGCCCTCGCCACGGCCGTCCTGGCCCACCGTCTGCTGCCCACCGCGCAGGCCCAGCTCAACCGGCGCACCTCCGAGCAGGTCGTGCAGGAGATCCTGCAGCGCACGCCGGTGCCCGCCGCGCCCCACCAGCAGAGCGGCTTCGGCGGTCTCGGCCGCGGCGCCGCCGCGTACGGCCAGCAGCCGCCGCGGAGGCTGGGATGACCTCCGACGAGGCCGGCCCGGCCGACGCGGACCGCGGTGACCGCAGCGGGGTCCGCACGGCACTGGCCGGTCTGACGACGCGCGGGCGGTCGTTCCTCGCCGCGGGCGTCGCGGCCGCCGTCTGCGCCTATGTGCTCGGCCAGAGCGATCTGCTGCGCGTCGGGCTGCTGCTCGCCGTGCTGCCGCTCGTCTGCGCGGCCGTGCTGTACCGCACCCGCTACCGGGTCGCGGCCAGCCGGCGCCTGTCCCCCGCGCGCGTGCCGGCGGGCAGCGAGGCCCGGGTGCACCTGGGCATCGAGAACGTCTCCCGGCTGCCCACCGGACTGCTGATGCTCCAGGACCGGGTGCCGTACGTCCTCGGGCCCCGGCCCCGCTTCGTGCTGGACCGGGTGGAGGCGGGCGGGCGGCGCGAGGTGTCCTACCGGGTGCGCTCGGACCTGCGCGGCCGCTATCCGCTGGGCCCGCTGCAGCTGCGGCTGAGCGACCCGTTCGGCATGTGCGAGCTGACCCGCTCCTTCTCGGCGCACGACGACCTCACCGTCGTCCCGCGCGTGGAGGCGCTGCCGCCGGTCCGCTTCGGCGGCGAGGCGAAGGGCTACGGCGACGGACGGCAGCGCTCCCTGGCGCTGGCCGGCGAGGACGACGTGATCCCGCGCGGCTACCGCTACGGCGACGACCTGCGCCGGGTGCACTGGCGCTCCACCGCCCGCTACGGCGAACTCATGGTGCGCCGCGAGGAGCAGCCGCAGCGTTCCCGCTGCACCGTGCTGCTGGACACCCGGGGCGACGCCTACCAGGGCGCGGGCCCCGACTCGGCGTTCGAGTGGGCCGTCTCGGGCGCGGCGTCCGTGCTGGTGCACATGCTGGAGCGGGGCTTCTCCGTGCGGCTGCTGACCGACACCGGCTCGTCGGTGCCCGGCGAGGGCGCGGACGGGTTCGCCGGTGCCAGCCAGGAGTCGGCGGACGCCGCCGGGCTGATGATGGACACCCTCGCGGTGATCGACCACTCCGACGGCAGCGGCCTGTCGCGCGCGTACGACGTGCTGCGCGGCGGCAACGAGGGACTGCTGGTCGCCTTTCTCGGCGACCTCGACGAGGAGCAGGCGGCGGTGGCCGCCCGGATGCGGCAGCGCAGCGGCGGCGCGATCGCCTTCGTGCTGGACAGCGGGACGTGGATGCGGGAGGCGACGGACGTCCCCGGGCCCCTGACCTCCCGGCAGGAGGAGCGGCTGCATCTGCTGCGCGACGCCGGCTGGACGGTCCTGGCCGTGCCGCGCGGCGTCTCGCTGGAACAGATGTGGCGGCAGGCGGACCGGGAGCGCGGCGGGCTCACCGCGGCCGGTGGCGGGGAGGCATGGCGATGAGCGGGCGGACACGGATGGCGTTGTGCGCCGCGGCGGCCACCCTGATGGCGTCCTGCGCCCTGCTGCCGCTGGTCACGTCGGTGAGCTGGCTGGTGCAGGCGGCGCTGCTGCTGGCGATCCAGACCGGCGTCGGCATGCTGACCCGGCGGGTGCCGCTGGCCCGGCCGCTGACCGTGGCGACCCAGGCCGTCGTCGCGCTGGCGCTGCTGACGCTGGCGTTCGCGAGCAGCCAGGCCGTGCTCGGGATCGTCCCCGGGCCGGAGGCGTTCCGGCACTTCGGGGATCTGCTGCAGTCGGGCGGCGAGGACGTCGGCCACTACTCGGCCCCCGCCCCGCTCACGCCGGGCATCCGGCTGATGCTGGTCGGCGGTGTCCTGGTCATCGGGCTCGCGGTGGACGCCGTCGCGGTGACGTTCCGCAGCGCCGCGCCGGCCGGGCTGCCGCTGCTCGCGCTGTACTCGGTGGCGGCCGGGCTGTCCGACGGGGCGGCGGACGGGCTGTGGTTCGTGGTCGCCGCCGTCGGCTATCTGATGCTGCTGCTGGCCGAGGGACGCGACCGGCTCTCGCAGTGGGGCCGCGTCTTCAGCGGGGCCCCGCGCCACCCCGGCGCGGCGCCGGGCGCGGCGGTGGCGCCGGTGCGCACCGGACGGCGGATCGGGGTGGTCGCGCTGGGCATCGCCCTGGTCGTGCCGCTGGCCCTGCCCGCCATGAACGGCGGCCTGCTCGGCCCGGCGGGCACGGGGATCGGCCCCGGCAGCGGGACCGGCGGGACGATCTCCGCCGTGAACCCGCTGGTGTCGCTGCGCGACAGCCTGAACGTGGAGGAGGACCGCCAGGTCCTGTCCCTGCGGACCGACACCACCGACATCTCCAACATGTACCTGCGGATCGTGTCCCTCGACGACTTCGACGGCACCACGTGGCAGCCGTCCAAGCGGACCATCGAGGCGGTGCCCGACCCGTTCCCGACGCCCTTCGGGCTGGGTCCCGACATCAAGCGCACCGAGGTCGCGACGACCGTCCGGGCCGCCGACTGGTACGCGCAGAACTGGCTGCCGATGCCGTACCCGCCGAGCGGGGTGCAGATCCCCGGCGACTGGCGGTACGAGCCGCTCGGCATGACGGTCGTCGGTGACCGCCGGCAGACCACGCGCGGCGTCACCTACACCGTGCGCTCCCTGGACGTGCGCCCGACGGCCAAGCAGCTGGAGGACGCGCCCGAGGCGCCGACCGCGCTGCGGCGCGAGTTCACGCAGCTGCCCGACTCGCTGCCGGACGTGGTCGCCCGCACCGCGCGCGAGGTCACCGAGGGCGCGACCAGCCGGTACGACCAGGCGGTCAAGCTGCAGGACTACTTCTCGCTGACCGGCGGGTTCCAGTACGACACCGACGTCAAGGTGGGCAACGGCCCGGGGGCGATCGCCCGCTTCCTGAAGGACAAGGAGGGCTTCTGCGTCCACTTCTCCTTCGCGATGGCGGCGATGGCCCGCTCGCTGGACATCCCGGCCCGGGTCGCGGTGGGCTTCGCGCCCGGCACCCCGCAGGGCGACGGCACGGTGTCGGTCGGGCTCAGGGACGCGCACGCCTGGCCCGAGCTGTACTTCGAGGGCGTGGGCTGGACCCGCTTCGAGCCGACCCCGACCCGTGGTTCGGTGCCGTCGTACACCCTGCCCGACACGTCCAGCAGCGCGCAGCCGGACGAGGCGCGGCCCTCGCAGTCGGCGAGCGAGGCGCCTGCGGCGTCCGCGTCGGAGAGCGACTCGTGCGCGGGCCGGCGCCCGGAGCTGTGCGCGAGCGAGTCCCCGGCGCTGGCCCTGGGGTCGGACGACGACGGACCGCGCTGGTACCTGGCGCTGGCCTGGGCGCTCGGCGGGCTGCTGGCCCTGCTGATCCCGCTGTCGCCGGCGCTGTGGCGGCTGCGGACCCGGGCGGTCCGGCTCGGCGGGCACGGCCGCTCGGACGAGGAGACGGCCCTGCACACCCTGGCGGTCTGGCAGGAACTCACCGACACAGCGTGGGACTTCGGGATCGCGCCGGACGACAGCCGGACACCGCGCACGACGGCGGCCCGGATCGTCCGGCTCGGCCG encodes:
- the mraY gene encoding phospho-N-acetylmuramoyl-pentapeptide-transferase gives rise to the protein MMNQILFSGVIGLFLTLVGTPLLIKLLARKGYGQYIRDDGPREHHSKRGTPTMGGIAFILATIAAYFLSKLITGKPPTFSGILVIGLMAGMGLVGFLDDYIKIVKRRSLGLRAKAKMAGQLLGGIAFAVLSLQFADNRGNTPASTKLSFVQDFGWSIGPVLFVVWALFMILAMSNGVNLTDGLDGLATGASVLVFGAYTFIGVWQFQESCANAGTLTNPGACYEVRDPLDLAVVSSALMGACLGFLWWNTSPAKIFMGDTGSLALGGALAGLAICSRTELLLAILGGLFVLITMSVVIQVGSFRLTGKRVFRMAPLQHHFELKGWSEVLVVVRFWIIQGICVIVGLGLFYAGWAADK
- a CDS encoding UDP-N-acetylmuramoyl-tripeptide--D-alanyl-D-alanine ligase, which codes for MIALSLAEIAEVVGGQTYDIPDPSVQVTGSVVRDSREVEPGSLFVAFVGERADGHDYAEAVVAAGAAAVLGSRPVGVPAIVVPDVQKALGALARHVVRRLGATLVALTGSAGKTSTKDLIAQVLRHKAPTVFTPGSLNNEIGLPLTALSATEETRFLVLEMGARGIGHIRYLTELTPPKVGLVLNVGTAHIGEFGGREQIAQAKGELVESLPPAEEGGIAVLNADDPLVRAMTSRTKAKVVLFGESDEADVRAENVRLTDSGQPSFVLHTPSGCSDVTMRLYGEHHVSNALAAAAVAHELGMSAEEIATALSEAGSLSRWRMEVTERPDGVTVVNDAYNANPESMRAALRALAAMGKGRRTWAVLGKMAELGDEALAEHDAVGRLAVRLNVGKLVAVGGREASWLQLGAYNEGSWGEESVHVSDAQAAVDLLRSELRPGDVVLVKASRSVGLESVAEALLAGGTEGEVAAR
- a CDS encoding UDP-N-acetylmuramoyl-L-alanyl-D-glutamate--2,6-diaminopimelate ligase: MTYPGPPRPVQVAATPLAELADQLGAATPAQRDGSVEITGITHDSRAVRPGDLYAALPGARLHGADFVTQAAGLGAAAVLTDPTGAERAAATGLPVLVVDDPRGRMGELAATIYGRPGRDLLQIGITGTSGKTTTAYLVEGGLRTARSTGLIGTVEMRIGDERIKSERTTPEATDLQALFAVMRERGVEAVAMEVSSHALVLGRVDGCVFDIAVFTNLSPEHMEFHSGMEDYFQAKAQLFTPARSRLGVVNLDDEYGRRLVKEAGVPVVTFSAEGHPDADWRAEDVRIGPMDATFTVIGPKDERIAATSPLAGPFNVANTLAAIVALAAAGLDPQTAADGIAAVPGVPGRLERVDEGQPYLAVVDYAHKTDAVESVLKALRKVTEGKVHVVLGCGGDRDRTKREPMGAAAARLADTAVLTSDNPRSEDPLAILAAMLRGAASVPAHERGEVQVFEDRAAAIAAAVARAQPGDTVLIAGKGHEQGQDIAGVVRPFDDRQVLREAIKKTQG
- a CDS encoding peptidoglycan D,D-transpeptidase FtsI family protein — encoded protein: MSDREPPRRRVPGPAKPARSGGAQRRPGPGARPARRPARPRPGAQGAIRLGSPRPRLRMVGLALTLVLSAFVVRLLQVQGVDASTYAAKAQKNRYVGYTLAAERGGITDRNGVALATSVDAYDITADPTLFTREQLGVDDGPEQAAALLAPILGQEQDAIVRKLRPANKNLRYTLLASRQTPQVWKQIKDLKTALATKSEADKATVNVLGGVLSVASSKRVYPNGDLAAGILGWVNADGKGGGGVEQQLNKELSGKDGEIRYAQSGGRQVPTVNATETPAVPGSDVELTIDRDIQWAAQNAITEQVEKSKADRGYVIVQDTRTGEVLAMANAPGFDPNDLSEASGANMGNAALQDAYEPGSTAKIMSMAAVLEEGVATPGTHVVVPNRLHRGDRLFKDDIDHETWHLTLNGVLAKSSNIGTILATGQLGKTQPKANKVLYDYLRKFGLGSYTGLGFPGETPGILAAPAKWSTSQQYTIPFGQGLSLNAMQAASIYSTIANGGVRVEPTLVRGTKSPDGQFTEAPEPRKTRVISAKTAKTLARMLESVVDDREGTGTKARIPGYRVAGKTGTANRVDPATGKYRGYTSSFAGFAPADKPRITVYCAIQNATQGNYFGGQICGPIYKQVMEFALKTLQVPPTGAKPASLPVSYKP
- a CDS encoding septum formation initiator family protein, which produces MSRKPELRGRAARLARLLPAGAGRAARAPFVLLVVLLLGGGLIGLLVLNSALSEGAFRLDDLERDTKSLTDEEQSLQRDIDAYSAPDALQRRARELGMVPGGDPAFLGPDGTVKGVPSAAAVDPAAARDPLVLAPEALAGDPAAPGAEPAEPAPADGSPQGTPTPAPYPSDAQPSPYPTPGR